A stretch of DNA from Vidua chalybeata isolate OUT-0048 chromosome 3, bVidCha1 merged haplotype, whole genome shotgun sequence:
GAAGTGAGTGGGCAGAGCTGTAGCAGGGAGAGCAGTGCCTCCAGGGGCTACTTACTGGGGGAAATGTGCTTCCCAGCAGAATTGGAGGTACACCCCCACCCTAGGATGGACATTGTGAGCTGCTGATGGAAAAAGCTCTTGGGCCTAAATTCTGTGTCCTGCAGTTCTAGAATTGCTTGTGTTGCTCAGTGAGCATCCAGGGGCTCGTGTTACATGCAGGTGAAATCACAGGCACAGATCAGATcctgaaaaaagcagaaatgagtGAGCTGAATGCCCAGAGGCTGAAGTAAACTTACTGAAACTGCAAACATCAAAATTAGGGAGATAGAGCAAGCCAAAACAAACTAAGCTGAGGTTGGAGTAAAACTAgcactaaaaagaaaagatagtAAAACTGTGAACGTCTCATTTGTGTCATTGACAGACCATGCAGATATTAAAACTGAAGCTTCTCTGAAGACGTGTTTCTTACCATTCTGTGCTGGCACTCTGTGAGATCTGACATGTGCTTTGCCAGGTGTCagggttttgcttttgtttacaGTCACCAGGCCAGAGTCCCTGCAGCACACATGGGCTGGGTGAGGCTGAAACGTAGGGCACAAGGCTGGAGTGAAGGGCTGAGCATGTGCCCTGGATCCCccgtgctgctctgcctgcacgGCTCCCGCTGGatcccctccctgggctgtcTGCACGGCTCCCGCACGCTGGGTGCCGCAGTGGAagcctctctgccctgctgtaCTGGCTCCTTGGCTTTGGCCATGGCACAAACCtatctcctgctgctggggttgTAAAACCTTGTCTCAAACCCCAAAAGCTAGGCATAGCTTTGACCAGGTCTTGCAAGCTCCTGCTCACTTCCTCTGGTTTCGCAAGAGTGTAGCTGGATGGGTTTCTATGGAATTGGTCCTGATTTACATCAGTGAGGATGTCAGCTGGCCTCAGGAAGCCCTTGCTATCACTGGAGCCTTGCCTGCTGATGCAAGAAGCAGTGTGTTATCTCGCTGAGTGCTCAAAAATCTGAGGTCAGATTTTTGGGTGGTATAAATCATTGTTGCTTCACGGACTTGATGGGAGCTCTGCTGATTTCCCTGTTTCCCCCTATACACCATCCTGACCTTCAAGAGAACAACTATTTTTGTGTGGGAAGCAgcagatattttctttcaagaaagaGGCGCTTACAACATTGTGCTCTGGTTTTGCTTAACGTACCACCCAAGTTGTGAAACAATCAGAGCATCTTTTATCTGTTTGGCCTTGGTGCAGATTCACTGCCCTCTTACACAATCTTCTCCTTGTGCCCtgttccttctcctctcccttctaCTAAGACCTGGTGCAGGCAGAGATACTGTGTGCTTTCATCTTCTGCTGGCATCAGTGATGAGGGGGAGTGCTCAGCATCCTGCTGGAtcaggcttttttcctttgcattgtGGTTAAATCCTCACAAACTTAAAGGAATGCCTTGCTCAGATCTGATTGGATTTTCTTGGCACTTGCCCACAGCTGTCGcctgaggaagaagagaagcGAAGGATCCGGAGAGAGAGGAACAAGCTGGCAGCTGCTAAGTGTCGTAACAGGCGTCGAGAGCTAACAGAGAAACTCCAGGCGGTACGTGCCCTGCAtacatttctccttccttgtcGCCCACCCTTTCAACCGGCTTCAAGGGCATTGCTCTTCCTCCACCAGCACGTTCGAGGAAGATGCTTCAAACACAGTCTGCCTTCCTCATCCAAGGCTGCCCAAGGGTACTGCTCTTACATCAACAGGAGCTGATGAGGGGGACTTGGACCTCAAGCTTAGGACCCTAACATTCTCTTTGCTGAGTGCCCAAAATGTCCTAGGAGCTCTCTTCCCTTCTTGCCTCTCAACTAGCACAAGTCTCCCTTACTCTGGTCACTTTTCATAAGTGGAAATAAAGACACTGTCTGCCTCAAAGGCAGGTTTTAAGGGCAAAAACACTGAAGAGGTAGGATCATCTGAAAGCCATAGAAAACAAGGCAGATGCTATGTGTACCTATCAGAGCTATACCCTTTAGGCTTACTCCTCCTTTGGAGGTGGGGTAGTAACTAACTTCCTTCAAAAAGGAAGCACCACAGAGATGTGTGCACCACAGAGATGTGTGCTGTACAAGTAATAATTAGTAAAGCTGGAGAAGGTAGAGCTGAGAATAAGAACCAAGGGGTAGGTAAGGCACTGGTTGAAGAGAAGACAAGATTGGGTTGTGTGAAATAAGCTGAAGTTCCAGTGCTCCTGGTCAAGACCCAGCCTGGTTTTATCCAATGATCTTGTTAacaagcacagcagcagtgaaagcacagctgtgaaatgtgctgctgccTCAAATTAGGAGGCGTTCTCAGTGTAGGGGAGGCAGGACATCCTATAGAAATGTCATGACTAAAGTGATAGAAGTGAGAGGAGTGTGCAAAGTGGGAAGTCCATATCCTGAAGGGCTGAGTGTGAATTTTGTGAAGTTACAAGCTCCTCACATGGGAAGGCACTAAATGCTCCCAGACTGACTGTGATCCGTCTGCGTGATGTGACCATGGGAAAGGTAAACGCATTCATCGTAGGATGCATCAAGGGGTGATCCACTGTTAGTCCTTCGGGCAAGAGTTAGACCAGTGTCAGACCTAATCTGGAATATgcactacagaaataaaatggaaacagTTTAGAGACTGCTATACACTACCTCTGTCTAAGTGAAAAGATTATTGCCTAACACAAAAAAACAGTAAGAGGAGATCTGGGTCCTCTGCTAAAGTGTCTGTCAGGCAGAGAGCAAGGGAGAAGACTGAAGTCACAGGCCAAGACAGAGTGGCAAAAACTAGCCATCAGAGAATTAAGGCAAGTTCATGAGATTCTTTATAACCCTTAGATTGGTGATGTTTGGGAATAGCCTACAAATAGAAGCGTGAAACACAAGATGTTTGACTGGCAATGACCTGGTGTCTGCTTGGCTCATGAAGAGTCTGGGGTGTATCTGCCTGTGCCAGATGGGATGTGGACTTGGTGGCCCTATTCCAGGTGAGTAGTTCCAGAGCCtctgctattttatttatttattcccctTTTGTCTGCAGGAAACTGAAGaactggaggaggagaagtcAGTGCTGCAAAAGGAGATCGCTGAGCtccagaaggagaaggagaagttGGAGTTTATGCTGGTGGCTCACAGCCCTGTGTGCAAAATCAGCCCTGAGGAACGTCGGAGCCCACCATCTAGCAGCCTCCAGAGCATTCGGACTGGAGCAAGTGGAGCAGTGGTGGTGAAACAGGAGCCTGTGGAGGAAGAGATCCCATCTTCCTCTTTGGTCCTTGACAAAGCCCAGAGGTCTGTCATTAAGCCCATCAGCATTGCTGGAGGTTTTTATGGGGAGGAGGCACTCAACACTCCCATTGTGGTGACCTCAACACCAGCCATCACTCCTGGCTCTTCCAACTTGGTGTTCACCTACCCTAACGTGTTGGATCAGGAGtctcctctctccccttctGAGTCCTGCTCCAAAGCTCAccggaggagcagcagcagtggggaccAGTCCTCAGATTCCTTGAACTCTCCCACCTTGCTGGCGTTGTaatccccctgcagccccccatTTTGCCAGTGTGTTACATCCCCCACAGCACCATGGGGGGAGCCCCCTCCGTGGGATTAGAGACAGGCACGGGATCGTTCAAGCACAAGGGCAGCAAGAACAAGGATGGGGAAGTGCTACAGCTCCAGGAAGGAGAGTGAGGACCAACGCCAGCTCCCTGGAGGCAGGAAACGGCAAGGGTGGGACTGACACGCCAGGGTTGTTTGGAGAGGGTGATGTCCGCTCTGTAGGGACTGCCTGTGGAAACGTCTTTGTGACCGTAGTGGACTTGGGGAGCGCTCCTGGCCAGGACTGAAGGCGAGCTGCAGACAGTTGCTAGTCGTCCCTTTCCTTTGTGGATTGACTTGATCGGTTGTGCTCTGTGCTTAAATCATTCTGGTTAGTTGATCTTACAACTTCTCTCTTGCGTgcttgctctctctctctctctctttgcaTATAATTTCCAATGTTGTTGATCCCATTACATTTCACTCAGTTGCTCTGAACTCTAAAGTCTAATTAGGAACTTTCTTCTTGGGAATAGCTGTGGGAAGCACATAGGGTTGCCCAGATAGGAGGATGACAGCTGGGAGGACCAGGAGATAGGGGGACCAAGAGGAGCCCAAGAGCTCAGCAGCAAGGGCAGAGCTTGTAGTCTCTAGCCTGAGGCATAGATACAGTAGAAGTCTCACGTGGaagactttctttttaaaaatgtggatATATTTATCCCCTTGGGCTCCTCTAAAAACCAAGTTAGCATCTCAGGGCCAAAGTAGCATCAGAaaagctgctgggctggcacttACCAGTCACTGGCAGGATTTTACCCTAGTTTGCTCGATATCAAGTCTGCTGCTTGTTGTTTACTTTTCCTGGGCTGCCTGCTGTCTAGGGAGTAGTACATCTTCCTTCCCATCAGGGCTCCTGACTCAGAGGCTGATCTCTTCCTGTTAGTAAATCTTCCCCTCCCCTTGGCCATATTTGCAAAACatggtacaaaaaaaaagaggtggcaCCACATGCCTATAAATCTAGGATGGAgactggcagcagctgagatgGTGAAATTAGCTGGCTGTACCcttgctgatttctttttttgttgttgggaaACAAAGCAGCACATATCCACCAGGACAGCACAGGCCACAAGGCCCCAGCTCCTGACCAGGCAGGAATGACATGGATGAAGTGTTGACCTGTTTGAACTAAAAGAGAGCTTCTGACAAGCTCTGGCAAATGACAAATTGACAGCTGAGGAAAATCTATTAGCATTATTTGCACCTTGGTCTTTGGCCTCTGGTTTTCTTCGCATTACAATTGAtcttgttttgttgtggttgaTTGGCCTGAAGACAAAGAATCAAACTAAAGGGCTCTTTCCCTAGTCTTGGGTCCTTCTCTAGCCTGTGGGCTTGACTGCTACTACTAAGTGCTCACAGAGGGCACAAGTTCTCCAGTGCTCATGTTCACTACTGAAAACAGTAATGTATTTCCACTTGGAGCCAAGCTCAGTTCCTGTTGACGTCAAAGCACTGGCAAACCATGACCCTGTGCACACTAGGATTGCCCAGCTTGCCAGCTAAACCACTTAGGAGGTAGCTCTTTGGTCCTGCCTGTTGAAGCTGTGGTGGCAGCTATATATTTTGGTGTGAGATTCTtttacacatatacacacacacatatatatatataatttttgttttttaaatcaacTGAAACTGGGGCATTTCTTGTTCGGGCTGGACCTGGGGAAATGCAACATACAATTATAGGGCTAGTCATATGAGATGCAAAACTGCTGCAGTCCCCACCAACTCCACTGGGAATGAATAGGTTTCAGTCTTGTAGAACTGGAACTTTACTCAGCACGGCTAGCTTCCCTCAAACTCTGGCCACTGCCCATTCCTTGAATCCTTTCAATGGAACACTATTCTGGCTCTAAAGGTGGACTTTGGCTTTTTTATTATAACTATTATTTTTAACCCAAGTATTTACCAAACCTGACAGAAATATATGAGAGTTCCTTTTGCTTCATAAAGCTGATTGGATTCAGGCTTTTTCTATATTGCTTAAACACTTCCATTTTGATATTGGTGCTAGAGGTTTCAAATGGAGCTCGCACAGTAAGTAAAATTAGTAAAAGAGTTGTATTGTCCTTACATGTACATCAAAACTTCCTTTCTAATAAAGTAGATCTTAAATTTGCCATAGTTAGTACAAAGGGTCCACTTTTCCTAGGGTTTTACATAGATGATACCACTTTAGGTAaaactgcagcttctctgtttCCATTTTGCCAAATGCTTGTTTGGACCACTCCGGCTACTGAGAATCTAAAACTGTTAAATAAAACACCTCTGCATGTCATTTCCACAAtttttgaggagaaaaacacTGACAAGTGGTGTGTGAGTTTTAAAATGATGCAGCTACTTTTGTGGCTGGCTGACCAGGATTTGCTCTCTCCTGTGAGATCAGGAACATCCACCCCTTGTAGGGGTTTCAGGAAGTCAGGTGGCTCTTCAGATCTAACTGGTGGAACAACAAAAACCTATCTTTGCTCCTGGTCACTCAATCATTTTcaaaaggagctgcagctggtcCTTCTCCACTGCCCTCCTTCCTGCCTGGTCATTAACCTGCTCAGAGACAGAACAAGATGCTTCCTTTTCCTGACCTGTGATACTGATGGGAGCCATGTGAAACTCCTCAAAAAAAGAGGATTATTTTCTACTGTTTGGAAAAAGCCCCAGATACCTTGTGCCTGTCTGTTTTCTCCCTCAAGTCTCTCAAAGAATGTCTGTGTTGGGATTGCTGGTCTCCAGCCTTTTGTGTTTTGTGGATCAGCCTTACTTTTGTTTAGTTTCTGGCAGGCAGGTACAACTTCATTCCCATTTTGGTCTGGCCCTACATTatt
This window harbors:
- the FOSL2 gene encoding fos-related antigen 2, producing the protein MYQDYPGNFDTSSRGSSGSPGHPETYSSGAAQQKFRVDMPGSGSAFIPTINAITTSQDLQWMVQPTVITSMSSPYSRSHPYSHPLPPLSSVAGHTALQRPGVIKTIGTTVGRRRRDEQLSPEEEEKRRIRRERNKLAAAKCRNRRRELTEKLQAETEELEEEKSVLQKEIAELQKEKEKLEFMLVAHSPVCKISPEERRSPPSSSLQSIRTGASGAVVVKQEPVEEEIPSSSLVLDKAQRSVIKPISIAGGFYGEEALNTPIVVTSTPAITPGSSNLVFTYPNVLDQESPLSPSESCSKAHRRSSSSGDQSSDSLNSPTLLAL